In a single window of the Nocardioides sp. L-11A genome:
- a CDS encoding glutathione S-transferase C-terminal domain-containing protein, whose amino-acid sequence MNYIPDRITKVEGRSQDPYGGSELDVPTWPVEPGRYRLVAARACPWANRAIIVRSLLGLEEVVSMGLTGPTHDERSWTFDLDPDGVDPVLGYERIQQAYFARFPDYPRGITVPAMVDVPTRSVVTNDFPWITHDLFFEWRDHHRPDAPDLWPDECREEMEEVMQRVFTELNNGVYRCGFAGSQEAYEAAYERLWVAMDWLEERLADRRYLMGDRITEADVRLFTTLARFDAVYHGHFKCNRNKLSEMPVLWAYARDLFQTPGFGETIDFEQIKRHYYVVHTGINPTQIVPVGPDESGWHTPHGRDVL is encoded by the coding sequence ATGAACTACATCCCGGACCGGATCACGAAGGTCGAGGGTCGCAGCCAGGATCCGTACGGCGGCAGCGAGCTCGACGTGCCGACGTGGCCGGTGGAGCCGGGACGGTACCGGCTGGTGGCGGCGCGGGCGTGCCCGTGGGCGAACCGCGCGATCATCGTGCGCTCGCTGCTGGGGCTCGAGGAGGTCGTCTCGATGGGACTGACCGGGCCGACCCACGACGAGCGGAGCTGGACCTTCGACCTCGACCCGGACGGGGTGGACCCCGTGCTGGGGTACGAGCGGATCCAGCAGGCCTACTTCGCGCGCTTCCCCGACTATCCGCGGGGCATCACAGTGCCGGCGATGGTGGACGTGCCGACGAGGTCGGTGGTCACCAACGACTTCCCGTGGATCACCCACGACCTCTTCTTCGAGTGGCGCGACCACCATCGCCCCGACGCACCGGACCTGTGGCCCGACGAGTGCCGCGAGGAGATGGAGGAGGTGATGCAGCGGGTCTTCACCGAGCTGAACAACGGCGTGTACCGGTGTGGGTTCGCCGGGTCGCAGGAGGCGTATGAGGCAGCGTACGAGCGACTCTGGGTGGCGATGGACTGGCTCGAGGAGCGGCTCGCGGACCGGCGCTATCTCATGGGCGACCGGATCACCGAGGCCGACGTGCGGCTGTTCACCACGCTGGCGCGCTTCGACGCGGTCTACCACGGGCACTTCAAGTGCAACCGCAACAAGCTGAGCGAGATGCCGGTGCTGTGGGCCTACGCCCGCGACCTGTTCCAGACGCCCGGCTTCGGCGAGACCATCGACTTCGAACAGATCAAACGGCACTACTACGTCGTCCACACCGGCATCAACCCGACGCAGATCGTGCCCGTCGGCCCCGACGAGTCCGGCTGGCACACCCCGCACGGGCGCGACGTGCTCTGA
- a CDS encoding biotin carboxylase N-terminal domain-containing protein, giving the protein MFNKLLVANRGEIAVRVLRTAQAMGIRTVAVYSDADRDALHVRMADEAVRVGPAAVQDSYLNLDKVLDVALAAGAEAVHPGYGLLSENAEFARRVGAAGLVWVGPGPDVIEAMGDKIRARATMLAAGVPVSRGSGEAPRTVEEALDAAASVGYPLMLKAAAGGGGIGMSSVSGPAQLAAAFDQARGRAERMFGSPDLLLERLVSPARHVEVQVVGLAKGRVVALGERDCSVQRRFQKVVEESPAPGLSARTRAALHAAAVAAAEAVGYCGAGTVEFLLDPATEEFVFLEMNTRLQVEHPVTELVTGLDLVELQLRIAAAEDVDLGTVVPEGHALELRLYAEDPHRFLPAPGAIETWNVPDRPWLRVDTGYVAGDEVTRHYDPLVAKICVLGADRAEALARAAEALEEIAVAPLVTNLPFLVEVLAEPGFAAGGYDTALVDRMTR; this is encoded by the coding sequence GACCGCGACGCTCTGCATGTCCGGATGGCCGACGAGGCGGTGCGAGTCGGCCCTGCCGCGGTGCAGGATTCCTATCTGAATCTCGACAAGGTGCTCGACGTCGCGCTCGCGGCCGGGGCCGAGGCGGTGCATCCCGGTTACGGGCTGCTCAGTGAGAATGCGGAGTTCGCCCGCCGGGTCGGGGCCGCGGGCCTGGTGTGGGTGGGTCCCGGCCCGGACGTGATCGAGGCGATGGGCGACAAGATCCGGGCGCGGGCCACCATGCTGGCCGCCGGCGTGCCCGTGTCCCGGGGGAGCGGGGAGGCGCCACGCACCGTCGAGGAGGCCCTGGACGCGGCGGCATCCGTGGGCTACCCGTTGATGCTGAAGGCCGCGGCGGGTGGCGGCGGCATCGGGATGTCGTCGGTGAGCGGACCAGCCCAGCTGGCCGCCGCCTTCGACCAGGCCCGAGGCCGCGCCGAGCGCATGTTCGGATCGCCGGACCTGCTGCTCGAGCGGCTGGTGAGCCCGGCGCGTCACGTCGAGGTCCAGGTCGTGGGACTGGCGAAGGGAAGGGTCGTGGCGCTGGGAGAGCGCGATTGCTCGGTCCAGCGTCGCTTCCAGAAGGTGGTCGAGGAGTCGCCGGCACCCGGGCTGAGCGCGCGGACCAGAGCCGCCTTGCATGCCGCCGCCGTTGCCGCCGCCGAGGCGGTGGGCTACTGCGGCGCCGGCACCGTGGAGTTCCTGCTCGATCCGGCGACGGAGGAGTTCGTCTTCTTGGAGATGAACACCCGGCTCCAGGTCGAGCACCCGGTAACGGAACTCGTCACGGGTCTGGACCTGGTCGAGCTGCAGCTCCGGATCGCCGCGGCGGAGGACGTCGACCTGGGCACCGTCGTACCCGAGGGCCATGCGCTCGAACTGCGTCTGTATGCCGAGGACCCGCATCGGTTCCTCCCGGCGCCCGGAGCGATCGAGACCTGGAACGTGCCGGACCGGCCCTGGCTGCGCGTCGACACAGGCTATGTCGCCGGCGACGAGGTGACGCGCCATTACGACCCACTGGTGGCGAAGATCTGCGTCCTCGGCGCCGACCGCGCCGAGGCCCTCGCTCGTGCCGCCGAAGCTCTTGAGGAGATCGCTGTCGCGCCGCTGGTGACCAACCTGCCGTTTCTCGTGGAGGTGCTGGCCGAGCCGGGTTTCGCCGCGGGGGGCTATGACACCGCCCTGGTCGACCGGATGACCCGCTGA